Proteins found in one Gemmatimonadota bacterium genomic segment:
- a CDS encoding ATP-binding cassette domain-containing protein — MIEVKDLTKKYGNFTAVRDVSFEVEKGEILGFLGPNAAGKTTTMRVLTCFMPATAGTARVAGFDTFRQSLDVRRRVGYLPENVPLYLDMRVRPYLEFIAKIKDIPSRDRRRAVNRVIELAALEEVEHRIIGHCSKGFRQRVGLAQALIHDPDVLILDEPTNGLDPKQINEVREVIKGLAGDHTIILSSHILPEVSKTCERVVIIDQGRIVAGDTPANLDARLRGSQSISAQIRGPVSEVMDLLKEKEGVVDVKTRSSIGDGLWQYDIDVQPGRDLRSEVASSVVGKNWDLVELTTAGMSLEEIFLELTTQEEEGD, encoded by the coding sequence GTGATAGAAGTAAAGGACCTGACCAAGAAGTACGGCAATTTCACCGCGGTCCGGGACGTGAGTTTCGAGGTCGAAAAGGGCGAGATCCTCGGGTTCCTCGGACCGAACGCCGCCGGCAAGACCACGACCATGCGGGTGCTGACGTGCTTCATGCCCGCGACGGCCGGCACCGCCCGGGTGGCGGGGTTCGACACGTTCCGCCAATCCCTCGACGTGCGCCGCAGGGTGGGATACCTGCCGGAGAACGTACCCCTCTACCTGGACATGCGGGTCCGCCCTTACCTGGAATTTATCGCCAAAATCAAGGACATCCCGTCCCGTGATCGCCGGAGGGCCGTCAACCGCGTGATCGAGCTGGCCGCCCTGGAAGAAGTCGAGCACCGGATCATCGGCCACTGTTCCAAGGGGTTTCGCCAGCGGGTGGGCCTGGCCCAGGCGCTGATCCACGATCCGGACGTCCTGATCCTGGACGAGCCGACCAACGGCCTCGACCCCAAGCAGATCAACGAGGTCCGGGAGGTGATCAAGGGCCTGGCCGGGGACCATACCATCATTCTGAGCAGCCATATTCTGCCCGAGGTGAGCAAGACCTGCGAGCGCGTGGTCATTATCGACCAGGGCCGTATCGTGGCCGGGGACACGCCGGCCAACCTGGACGCGCGGCTGCGGGGCTCGCAGTCCATCTCCGCACAGATCCGGGGACCGGTCAGCGAGGTGATGGACCTGTTGAAGGAAAAGGAGGGCGTCGTAGACGTGAAGACCAGGTCTTCCATCGGCGACGGCCTCTGGCAGTACGACATCGACGTCCAGCCGGGACGGGATCTCCGTTCCGAGGTGGCATCGTCGGTGGTCGGCAAAAACTGGGACCTCGTGGAACTCACCACGGCCGGCATGAGCCTGGAGGAGATCTTCCTCGAGCTGACGACCCAGGAAGAGGAGGGCGACTGA
- a CDS encoding ABC transporter permease subunit has protein sequence MQGLLAIWGRELKAYFISPIFYALSTVFIFIVSFMFFYSLQSYTQYFMQVAQYPTMMERININEMIMRPLFNTMSFVAVLTLMPMLTMRVFSEEKKTGTIELLLTSPVRDWHVILGKFLAAFTLYTAMIGLTLIYPMVLQVYGDPDWGPIWAGYLGLVLLGGGVITIGLFASSLTENQIVAAVICFGAALILWMMDVAAESMTGMLGEVVGYLSVLRHYNTFEKGIIDSTDCLFFLSFIFLGLFITVRSVESTRWRG, from the coding sequence ATGCAGGGATTGCTGGCCATATGGGGACGTGAATTGAAGGCCTATTTCATTTCACCCATCTTCTACGCCCTTTCGACCGTATTCATTTTCATCGTAAGCTTCATGTTTTTCTATAGCTTACAGAGCTACACCCAGTATTTCATGCAGGTCGCGCAGTACCCGACCATGATGGAGCGCATCAACATCAACGAGATGATCATGCGCCCGCTGTTCAATACCATGAGTTTCGTGGCCGTGCTGACGCTCATGCCCATGCTCACCATGCGGGTCTTTTCCGAGGAGAAGAAGACCGGTACGATCGAGCTGCTGCTGACCTCGCCGGTCCGCGACTGGCACGTGATCCTCGGCAAGTTCCTGGCGGCCTTCACCCTGTACACGGCCATGATCGGGCTGACGCTCATCTACCCGATGGTGCTCCAGGTGTACGGCGATCCGGACTGGGGCCCCATTTGGGCCGGCTACCTCGGTCTCGTGCTCCTCGGGGGCGGCGTGATCACCATCGGGCTCTTCGCCTCCTCGCTGACGGAGAACCAGATCGTGGCCGCCGTGATCTGCTTCGGCGCCGCGCTCATACTCTGGATGATGGATGTAGCGGCGGAATCGATGACCGGTATGCTGGGCGAGGTAGTCGGATACCTGTCCGTGCTGAGGCACTACAATACCTTCGAGAAGGGGATCATCGACTCGACGGACTGCCTCTTTTTCCTGAGTTTCATCTTCCTGGGCCTGTTCATTACGGTCCGGTCGGTTGAATCGACCCGCTGGCGGGGTTGA
- a CDS encoding DUF4340 domain-containing protein, translated as MSGGRYTIVLAVILGLLAAVFFLFVLEEEEVAVAERVFELNAEEVVEIRVAVDGAVTTIEKVPLEGWVITDPVRYAADPDIVVTLLREFSALSPARTIADSAEVLSEYGLERPSASVEVIRGLDKSMVLLLGDVNPTGAAHYAVEQGTRRVFLISAQINGNLRKTTDALRDRRMMRVEQDEVEEIVLEKGDRRVVLRLDPFGTWRVEAPYRLPAERDEVINALGTIINATAIAFIDDAPSSLAGYGLADPVMTATVKSGDGSVLHSLSLGNEEMGQVYAMTSERRNVYSVSTSIPRQLDREPDFYRRLTAFDFQSYRVPTFSMNIGDENVTLVKHAFEDWRMTSPYALRANDQFITAMLDSLEIMRVRDHIPATAANSAAYGFEQPVARLSLTIDDRVNPQEIMVGTDSGDGQYTYVLDPAEEWIYAVDAASLQRMPASAIELRDNKILRFKGYEVHMFEVVTPDDRLRVRRDQKQRVVWKLEEPSTGDADAISVGRAFSELDSLYSEAFVTADPDADLETFGLDRPVMELTLQVGGRDNVPEERISLLVGRSLPGDESLVYVKQRNSPVVSLARAGFIARINEMVAQTPKS; from the coding sequence GTGAGTGGTGGACGGTACACGATCGTGCTGGCCGTGATCCTGGGATTGCTGGCGGCCGTTTTCTTCCTCTTCGTGCTCGAGGAAGAAGAAGTCGCGGTAGCCGAGCGGGTGTTCGAGCTCAACGCGGAAGAGGTCGTCGAGATCAGGGTGGCCGTGGACGGCGCGGTCACCACGATCGAGAAGGTCCCGCTGGAAGGCTGGGTGATTACCGATCCGGTCCGTTACGCGGCGGACCCGGACATCGTGGTTACGCTGCTGCGGGAATTCTCCGCCCTGTCCCCGGCCCGGACCATCGCCGATTCGGCGGAGGTCCTTTCGGAGTACGGCCTCGAGCGACCGTCGGCGTCCGTCGAGGTCATCCGGGGTCTCGACAAGTCCATGGTATTGCTGCTGGGAGACGTGAACCCGACGGGCGCGGCCCACTACGCCGTGGAACAGGGCACGCGGCGGGTGTTTCTCATCTCCGCGCAGATCAACGGGAACCTGCGCAAGACGACCGATGCGCTGCGGGACCGCAGGATGATGCGGGTCGAACAGGACGAGGTGGAGGAGATTGTCCTCGAAAAAGGCGACCGCCGCGTAGTCCTCAGGCTTGACCCCTTCGGGACCTGGCGCGTGGAAGCGCCCTACCGGCTGCCGGCGGAGCGCGATGAAGTGATCAACGCGTTGGGTACAATCATCAACGCCACGGCCATTGCCTTCATCGACGACGCGCCGTCTTCGCTTGCAGGATACGGCCTGGCGGATCCGGTAATGACGGCGACCGTGAAATCCGGCGACGGCAGCGTCCTCCATTCGCTTTCACTGGGCAATGAGGAGATGGGCCAGGTCTACGCCATGACCAGCGAAAGGCGCAATGTATACTCGGTCTCGACGTCGATCCCACGGCAACTGGACCGGGAACCCGATTTCTACCGGCGTCTCACGGCCTTCGATTTCCAGTCCTACAGGGTCCCCACTTTTTCGATGAACATCGGAGACGAGAACGTGACGCTGGTCAAGCATGCCTTTGAGGACTGGCGGATGACGTCGCCCTACGCGCTGAGAGCGAATGACCAGTTCATCACGGCCATGCTGGACAGCCTGGAGATCATGCGCGTGCGGGACCACATCCCGGCGACGGCCGCGAACAGCGCGGCGTACGGTTTCGAGCAACCGGTCGCCCGCCTTTCGCTTACGATCGATGACCGGGTAAACCCCCAGGAAATCATGGTCGGGACGGACTCCGGCGACGGGCAGTACACCTACGTCTTGGATCCAGCGGAAGAATGGATCTACGCGGTGGACGCTGCCAGCCTGCAGCGCATGCCGGCCTCCGCGATCGAGTTGCGCGACAACAAGATACTGCGGTTCAAGGGCTACGAGGTGCACATGTTCGAAGTGGTCACGCCCGACGACCGGCTGCGGGTGCGCCGCGACCAGAAGCAGCGAGTCGTGTGGAAACTGGAAGAGCCTTCAACGGGCGACGCGGACGCGATCTCGGTCGGCCGGGCCTTCAGCGAACTGGATTCACTGTATTCGGAGGCCTTCGTAACGGCGGACCCCGATGCGGACCTGGAAACATTCGGACTGGACCGGCCGGTCATGGAACTTACGTTGCAGGTCGGGGGCCGGGACAACGTGCCGGAAGAACGCATTTCGCTCCTGGTAGGCAGATCCCTCCCCGGGGACGAGAGCCTGGTCTACGTCAAGCAAAGGAACAGCCCCGTCGTGTCCCTGGCCAGGGCCGGGTTCATAGCCCGGATCAACGAAATGGTCGCCCAGACACCGAAATCGTGA
- a CDS encoding DUF4381 family protein — MRRHAVRRSCLLATVLVAVATDPVDTGAFPGPQEGDPGFSIEASVDRDRITVGDPFLYRVTVKSPGNSAIEWPESGTPPEGFDLLSFEHAGPLSGPGDANIDLLRYELTLYRTGEHSIPPFALKCVLSDGTELSAESEAIPFSVVSVIDDDAADIRDLKSPVDIPGGTPWYYWLIAGLVLLAVAAAVFLYIRRRRKREDPQGTVPEIERPPEEIALEELERLALKEWLAKGRVKAHYSALSEILRRYLSGRYGIAAMEYTTSELLTALNARQVGHEESRVVRELFEECDMVKYARFTPETHRQSLSLREGREIVELTRPPEVSEVTEPAKD; from the coding sequence GTGAGGCGGCATGCGGTGAGGCGTTCCTGTTTACTCGCCACCGTCCTGGTGGCCGTCGCGACGGACCCGGTCGACACCGGAGCCTTCCCGGGACCGCAGGAAGGAGATCCCGGGTTTTCGATCGAGGCCTCAGTGGACCGCGACCGGATTACCGTGGGCGATCCCTTCCTGTACCGGGTCACCGTGAAGAGTCCCGGCAACTCCGCCATCGAATGGCCGGAATCCGGGACGCCTCCGGAAGGTTTCGATCTCCTGTCCTTCGAGCATGCAGGACCCCTGTCCGGACCCGGTGACGCGAACATCGATCTGCTCCGGTACGAACTCACCCTGTACCGGACCGGCGAGCATTCCATCCCGCCCTTTGCGCTCAAGTGCGTCCTGTCGGATGGCACCGAATTATCCGCCGAATCAGAGGCCATTCCGTTTTCCGTCGTCAGCGTAATAGACGATGATGCCGCGGATATACGCGATCTGAAGTCCCCGGTGGACATCCCCGGCGGGACGCCCTGGTACTACTGGCTGATCGCCGGACTGGTGTTGCTCGCCGTCGCGGCGGCCGTCTTCCTGTACATCAGGCGCCGGAGGAAACGGGAGGATCCGCAAGGTACGGTCCCGGAGATCGAACGCCCGCCCGAAGAGATCGCCCTGGAAGAACTGGAACGGCTGGCCCTGAAGGAATGGCTGGCAAAGGGACGCGTGAAAGCCCACTATTCCGCGCTTTCGGAAATCCTGCGCCGGTACCTGTCCGGACGCTACGGGATAGCCGCGATGGAATACACGACCTCCGAGCTGCTGACGGCATTGAACGCGCGCCAGGTCGGCCACGAAGAATCCCGGGTCGTCCGGGAACTCTTCGAAGAATGCGACATGGTCAAATACGCCAGGTTCACGCCGGAAACGCATCGGCAGTCGCTTTCGCTGCGGGAAGGACGGGAGATCGTCGAGCTGACACGTCCGCCCGAAGTATCGGAAGTCACTGAGCCGGCAAAGGATTGA
- a CDS encoding VWA domain-containing protein codes for MFFSTPMILVLLLILPVLLWTYRRRLKARRGGLSFSDISFVNRLEPASALKFRHVPTALRTMAIGLAILALARPQTGTEGAEVMTEGIDIVLALDISGSMGAEDYKPRNRLFVAKSVISDFIRERTNDRIGMVVFAGRSFTQCPLTLDYDVLLGLLDQVEIGLTEDGTAIGMGIANSVNRLRQSAAESKVVILLTDGVNNTGAIDPITAAKAADALGIKIYSIGIGKEGGAPIPVDDPVLGRTYARNRDGSLALTEIDEGTLREVARITGGFYFKATDAEMLSHIYQRIDALERTEMKVIAYSRYTELFGYFLLPAMFLILADIVLSHTRLRRLP; via the coding sequence ATGTTTTTCTCCACGCCCATGATCCTGGTGTTGCTCTTGATCCTGCCGGTGCTTCTATGGACGTACCGCCGGCGATTGAAGGCACGCCGGGGCGGACTGAGCTTCTCGGACATCTCTTTTGTCAACCGGTTGGAGCCCGCGTCCGCCCTGAAGTTCCGCCACGTTCCCACCGCGCTGCGCACCATGGCCATCGGCCTGGCCATCCTCGCCCTGGCCCGCCCGCAGACCGGCACTGAAGGCGCGGAAGTGATGACGGAGGGGATTGACATCGTTCTGGCGCTCGATATATCCGGGAGCATGGGGGCGGAAGACTACAAGCCACGCAACCGGCTTTTCGTGGCCAAGTCCGTGATTTCCGACTTTATCCGGGAACGGACGAACGACCGGATCGGCATGGTGGTCTTCGCGGGACGGAGCTTCACCCAGTGCCCGCTGACGCTGGATTACGACGTGTTGCTCGGCCTGCTGGACCAGGTGGAGATCGGGTTGACCGAAGACGGCACGGCGATCGGGATGGGCATTGCCAATTCCGTCAACCGTCTGCGGCAGAGCGCCGCCGAAAGCAAAGTGGTCATTCTGCTTACCGACGGCGTGAACAACACGGGGGCGATCGACCCCATCACCGCGGCCAAGGCGGCCGACGCGCTGGGGATCAAGATCTACTCGATCGGGATCGGGAAAGAGGGCGGCGCGCCCATCCCAGTCGACGATCCCGTGCTGGGCCGCACGTACGCGCGCAACCGGGACGGCAGCCTCGCCCTCACGGAAATCGATGAAGGGACGCTCAGGGAGGTCGCGCGAATTACGGGAGGGTTCTATTTCAAGGCGACCGATGCCGAGATGCTGTCCCACATCTACCAGCGGATAGACGCGCTGGAACGTACGGAGATGAAGGTCATCGCCTACTCGAGGTACACCGAAC